In Acidimicrobiales bacterium, a single window of DNA contains:
- a CDS encoding S1C family serine protease — MQVTLQETMEVVMALVDELPGVAGAVSEKVGRSVVRVGRDGRGSGLVIGEGQVLTSAHNLRGGEITVAFADGRSAVGTVAAADADADIAVVNVDTAGSPAVPWDPQIAGRLSLGTPVLGVALAAGGGVRVTFGTVSSVGRAFRGPRGRLISDGIEHSATLGRGSSGGPLLDFEGRLVGINTHRTGDGLYLAVPAGTGLRAKVDSLSKGEAPTRRRLGVGLAPSRMAARLRSAVGLPARDGVLVREVASGSPAAEAGLTRGDLIVAAGGSAVTTTDELLAAVDAVGDDGILRLTVVRGVEDVEVVVRFAGAAEEV; from the coding sequence TTGCAAGTCACTCTACAGGAGACGATGGAGGTCGTGATGGCACTGGTGGACGAGCTGCCCGGGGTTGCGGGCGCCGTATCGGAGAAGGTTGGACGCTCGGTCGTAAGGGTCGGGCGCGACGGGCGGGGAAGCGGGCTGGTCATCGGCGAGGGCCAGGTGTTGACCAGCGCCCACAACTTGCGCGGTGGCGAGATAACCGTCGCCTTCGCTGACGGCCGTTCCGCGGTCGGCACGGTGGCAGCGGCCGATGCCGACGCCGACATCGCAGTCGTCAACGTGGACACGGCCGGCTCGCCTGCTGTCCCGTGGGATCCGCAGATTGCTGGCCGGTTGAGCCTGGGGACGCCCGTTCTCGGCGTTGCCCTGGCGGCAGGCGGGGGAGTCCGGGTTACGTTCGGCACCGTTTCGTCGGTCGGTCGCGCGTTTCGCGGTCCCCGAGGCCGGCTCATCTCCGACGGGATCGAGCACAGCGCGACCCTCGGCCGGGGCTCGTCGGGTGGGCCGCTGCTCGACTTCGAGGGGCGACTGGTCGGCATCAACACCCACCGGACGGGCGACGGTCTCTACCTGGCCGTTCCGGCAGGGACAGGGCTGCGGGCGAAGGTCGATTCGTTGTCGAAGGGTGAGGCACCGACCCGCCGGCGCCTGGGCGTCGGCCTGGCTCCGTCACGGATGGCCGCGCGGCTCCGCTCGGCGGTAGGGCTCCCCGCTCGGGACGGCGTCCTCGTGCGAGAGGTCGCGTCCGGCAGCCCCGCTGCGGAGGCGGGCCTGACCCGGGGCGACCTGATCGTCGCCGCCGGAGGGTCGGCGGTAACCACCACCGACGAGCTTCTCGCCGCAGTTGATGCGGTGGGCGACGACGGGATCCTTCGGCTTACCGTCGTGCGGGGCGTCGAGGACGTCGAGGTCGTGGTTCGTTTTGCGGGGGCTGCAGAAGAGGTCTGA
- a CDS encoding helix-turn-helix domain-containing protein has product MRPRRSATDARRALAGALERVGDRWSLLVVDALAGGPRRFADLQEELPGIATNVLAQRLRRLEAEQILLATPYSRRPLRYAYELTEAGTALGGAARILAQWNSDHGTADERTPSHELCGTPMEVRWYCPTCDLPADPGSDEILWV; this is encoded by the coding sequence ATGCGCCCCCGTCGATCCGCGACCGACGCACGCCGCGCCCTCGCCGGCGCCCTCGAACGGGTCGGCGACCGGTGGTCGCTACTTGTTGTGGACGCCCTCGCCGGCGGTCCGCGCCGCTTCGCCGACCTTCAGGAGGAGCTCCCCGGTATAGCGACCAACGTCCTGGCCCAGCGGCTGCGCCGGCTTGAGGCCGAACAGATCCTGCTGGCGACGCCGTACTCCCGGCGTCCTTTGAGGTACGCCTACGAGTTGACCGAGGCGGGAACGGCCCTCGGCGGCGCGGCGAGGATCTTGGCGCAGTGGAACTCCGACCACGGAACGGCCGACGAGCGGACCCCGTCGCACGAGCTTTGCGGGACTCCGATGGAGGTCCGGTGGTACTGCCCGACTTGCGACCTGCCGGCCGACCCGGGCAGCGACGAGATTCTCTGGGTCTGA
- a CDS encoding ABC transporter substrate-binding protein, translated as MKKNGVVAVLAAVCLLAAGCGARLSKAQIEALNQAGTGVGAGASGNAGSASGSSGTGGSGTASGSTASGSGGASTGGAGSAAGGGSSGGTGAVAAGGGGGGGASGGLTAAGGKVCTASAQSHDPGVSASEIDVGNVSTLTGPVPGLFLGAQRGTQAFAAYINSVGGVCGRKMVVKSADDNLDASQNATATQSLAGQVLAFVGSFSVDDQGGASVMQQNGIPDIGEALSPQRFNLPNNFSPQPEPVGWNIAPYVYFKQKYPDAASHMAYFTENNATAQQTGLAEVAGLKSIGYQFVYSEEGIEPTQTNFDTEARNMQSHGVKGIVFQATASVYADMAKSLYNIGYLSSIQLADWGAPAYDPSFIAQAGPAANGAILEQSEAMYSGEDAASVPEVGLFDKWYQALYHSAPDIFAVYGWLSGMLFVQGINAGGAPTRAALQSGLSTITQFTGGGIVATDNPAKKTPAYCYIIIDVVNGKFVRDPADPPTGFDCANTPNYYLTNA; from the coding sequence ATGAAAAAGAACGGAGTCGTCGCTGTCCTGGCCGCCGTTTGCCTCCTGGCAGCGGGGTGCGGTGCCAGGCTCAGCAAGGCTCAGATAGAAGCCCTCAACCAGGCTGGTACCGGGGTCGGTGCGGGAGCGTCGGGGAATGCCGGATCGGCATCGGGGTCCTCGGGCACGGGTGGTTCGGGCACTGCGTCGGGCAGCACCGCGTCGGGGTCGGGCGGAGCGTCGACAGGTGGAGCCGGCTCCGCGGCGGGAGGCGGTTCGTCAGGCGGCACCGGCGCGGTGGCGGCCGGTGGTGGCGGCGGCGGTGGCGCGTCCGGCGGGCTGACTGCGGCCGGCGGGAAGGTGTGCACGGCAAGCGCGCAGAGCCACGACCCGGGCGTGAGCGCGTCCGAGATCGACGTAGGAAACGTGAGCACGCTGACCGGTCCGGTCCCGGGCTTGTTCCTCGGAGCCCAGCGCGGAACGCAGGCCTTCGCGGCTTACATAAACAGCGTCGGCGGGGTGTGCGGTCGCAAGATGGTCGTGAAGTCCGCTGACGACAACTTGGATGCGAGCCAGAACGCCACCGCGACCCAGTCTCTTGCGGGCCAGGTGCTCGCCTTCGTGGGTTCGTTTTCCGTCGACGACCAGGGCGGTGCCTCGGTCATGCAGCAGAACGGCATCCCAGACATCGGAGAGGCCCTGAGCCCTCAGCGGTTCAATCTTCCGAACAACTTCTCGCCGCAGCCTGAGCCAGTCGGTTGGAACATCGCGCCGTACGTCTACTTCAAGCAGAAGTATCCCGACGCGGCCTCGCACATGGCCTACTTCACCGAGAACAACGCGACCGCCCAGCAGACGGGTCTGGCGGAAGTCGCCGGATTGAAGTCGATCGGGTACCAGTTCGTTTACTCGGAGGAGGGAATCGAGCCCACCCAGACCAACTTCGACACCGAGGCGCGCAACATGCAGTCGCACGGTGTGAAGGGGATCGTTTTCCAGGCGACCGCCTCGGTGTACGCCGACATGGCGAAGTCGCTTTACAACATCGGCTATCTGAGCTCGATACAGCTAGCCGACTGGGGGGCGCCGGCTTATGACCCGTCGTTCATCGCGCAGGCCGGCCCGGCAGCGAACGGAGCGATACTCGAGCAGAGCGAGGCGATGTACAGCGGGGAGGACGCGGCCTCGGTTCCCGAGGTCGGCCTGTTCGACAAGTGGTACCAGGCGCTGTACCACAGCGCGCCCGACATCTTCGCCGTGTACGGGTGGTTGTCCGGCATGCTCTTCGTCCAGGGCATCAACGCCGGCGGTGCTCCGACGCGCGCGGCGCTACAGAGCGGATTGTCGACCATCACCCAGTTCACCGGTGGTGGGATCGTGGCGACCGACAACCCCGCGAAAAAGACGCCCGCCTACTGTTACATCATCATCGACGTGGTCAACGGCAAGTTCGTCCGCGACCCGGCCGACCCGCCAACGGGATTCGACTGCGCCAACACGCCGAATTACTACCTGACCAACGCGTGA
- a CDS encoding ABC transporter permease, which produces MSEFIGLTIAGISLGAIYAIAASGLVVTYTTSGVFNFAHGAIGMIMAFAYWQLRVSDHWAAPYALGLVLLVLAPLLGVLLERVLIRHININDTGLTLVVTLAILVALMGIAFTVWPQTTGRTLNLFFGPNRHIVIDGNRVSYAEILTIVLAAAVAGGLRLFFYNTRLGIAMRGVVDDRSLMALNGGRPKSLNALSWMIGASLGALAGILQASTAALDILNLTLLVLNSFAAAMLGRLRSLPLTFAGAMVIGLADAYVTGYVNLSGWLVHLRPVLPTLFLFIVLLALPAVRLRAGVAPVAKAVRIPSARGSLVNAALLVAIAVIVAPFLHGTVLGNVNTGVSLAIGALSIVLLSGYGGQISLSQYTFFGLGAYVFAHTGHHGNPVGLLVAALAGAALGAVVALPALRLRGLELALSTLAFGQLAYYLFFLQDSVMGRSDLVIPRLHLPGIDMGNDRTNLVVMTAIFALLAAGILAIRRGPFGRLLNATKDSQAACATLGLNLRLTKVALFSLATAIATFGGALYGSTQHTVTSDNFQYIESLFIVLIVYIWGVSTPGGALAGSLSLALAPQIAIHLPSRFAAVTYFMTGFGALGLVLRPEGIIASTGEQLREQLARIRGLRGRGLPGRPLAADMSPSPSPVEVSRATVADA; this is translated from the coding sequence ATGAGCGAGTTCATCGGACTCACCATCGCCGGGATATCACTGGGCGCGATCTACGCGATCGCGGCCTCCGGCCTGGTCGTGACTTACACGACCAGCGGTGTGTTCAACTTCGCGCACGGCGCGATCGGCATGATCATGGCCTTCGCCTACTGGCAACTGAGGGTCAGCGACCACTGGGCGGCTCCGTACGCGTTGGGTTTGGTTTTGTTGGTGCTTGCCCCGCTTCTGGGCGTGTTGCTGGAGCGCGTTCTCATAAGGCACATCAACATCAACGACACCGGACTGACCCTCGTGGTGACTCTGGCCATACTCGTCGCGCTGATGGGCATCGCGTTCACGGTCTGGCCGCAGACGACCGGCCGAACTCTCAATCTGTTCTTCGGTCCGAACCGGCACATCGTCATCGACGGGAACCGGGTGAGCTACGCAGAGATCCTCACGATCGTGCTCGCCGCGGCCGTGGCCGGCGGGCTGCGGCTGTTCTTCTACAACACACGCCTCGGTATTGCGATGCGCGGAGTGGTCGACGACCGCTCCCTCATGGCTCTGAACGGTGGCAGGCCCAAGTCGTTGAATGCTCTCTCGTGGATGATCGGAGCCTCGCTCGGCGCGCTCGCCGGGATTCTTCAAGCCTCGACGGCCGCGCTCGACATCCTCAACCTGACCTTGCTCGTGCTCAACAGCTTCGCCGCGGCGATGCTCGGCCGGCTCCGAAGCCTTCCGCTCACATTCGCAGGCGCGATGGTCATCGGATTGGCGGACGCCTACGTCACCGGATACGTCAACCTGAGCGGCTGGCTGGTGCACCTGCGACCGGTCCTTCCGACCCTGTTCCTGTTCATCGTCCTGCTAGCCCTTCCGGCGGTGCGTCTGCGCGCAGGTGTCGCGCCGGTGGCCAAGGCGGTGAGAATCCCGAGCGCCCGCGGCAGCCTGGTGAACGCCGCGCTGCTCGTGGCGATTGCGGTGATCGTCGCTCCTTTCTTGCACGGAACCGTGCTCGGAAACGTGAACACGGGCGTCTCTCTCGCCATCGGTGCGCTGTCGATCGTGCTGCTGTCCGGCTACGGGGGTCAGATCTCGCTCAGCCAGTACACGTTCTTCGGTCTCGGGGCGTACGTGTTCGCTCACACAGGGCACCACGGCAATCCGGTCGGTCTGCTCGTCGCGGCACTCGCCGGAGCAGCGCTCGGCGCGGTCGTCGCGCTGCCTGCGTTGAGGTTGCGAGGACTCGAGCTGGCGCTGTCGACCCTCGCGTTCGGGCAGCTCGCCTACTACCTGTTCTTCCTTCAGGACTCTGTGATGGGCCGCAGCGACCTGGTCATCCCACGCCTGCACCTTCCGGGGATCGACATGGGCAACGACCGCACGAACCTGGTGGTGATGACGGCGATCTTCGCGTTGCTCGCCGCAGGGATCCTTGCAATCCGTCGTGGCCCGTTCGGGCGGTTGCTCAACGCGACCAAGGACAGCCAGGCCGCCTGCGCGACCCTCGGGCTCAACCTTCGCCTGACCAAGGTGGCTCTGTTCTCGCTGGCGACCGCGATCGCGACGTTCGGCGGCGCACTGTACGGTTCCACCCAGCACACCGTCACCAGCGACAACTTCCAATACATCGAGAGCCTCTTCATCGTCCTCATCGTCTACATCTGGGGGGTGTCGACTCCGGGAGGTGCGCTCGCCGGCAGCCTCTCTCTTGCACTGGCGCCGCAGATCGCCATTCACCTTCCGTCGCGCTTCGCGGCGGTCACCTATTTCATGACCGGTTTCGGTGCACTCGGCCTCGTGTTGCGTCCCGAGGGCATCATCGCAAGCACCGGCGAGCAACTGAGGGAACAGCTCGCGCGCATCAGAGGCCTGCGAGGTCGGGGGCTGCCCGGCCGGCCGCTCGCCGCGGACATGAGCCCGTCACCGTCACCTGTCGAGGTCAGCCGTGCCACTGTTGCAGACGCTTGA
- a CDS encoding ABC transporter ATP-binding protein, translating to MPLLQTLDVTVRFGGVTALQDVSIAADAARITGLIGPNGAGKTTIFNVITGLQMPTQGQVLIDDQPVTDLPVHRRARLGIARTFQRLEIFGSLTVRENIQVAGEIRRRWSRERFDVDEQTDTILERTGLYRLGDAPANTLPTGLARLTELGRALATRPRLLLLDEPGSGLDTAESEAFGHLLRELAGDGLGILLVEHDMELIMDVCEWIHVLDFGVQIAEGTAAHVRNDRKVQEAYLGAGEGTEELDELSPEGETSIGLGRPDLDDDPTVELETRA from the coding sequence GTGCCACTGTTGCAGACGCTTGACGTAACGGTCCGCTTCGGCGGGGTGACCGCGTTGCAGGACGTGTCGATAGCCGCGGACGCGGCGCGCATCACCGGGCTGATCGGACCGAACGGCGCGGGCAAGACCACCATCTTCAACGTGATCACCGGCCTTCAGATGCCAACCCAGGGGCAAGTGCTGATCGACGATCAGCCGGTGACCGATTTGCCCGTCCATCGCCGGGCGAGGCTGGGCATCGCCCGCACGTTCCAGCGGCTCGAGATATTCGGTTCGCTCACCGTCCGCGAGAACATCCAGGTCGCCGGCGAGATAAGGAGGCGATGGAGCCGGGAGCGCTTCGACGTCGACGAACAGACCGACACGATCCTCGAGAGGACCGGTCTTTACCGGCTCGGCGACGCCCCGGCCAACACGCTTCCGACAGGCTTGGCGAGGCTGACCGAGCTCGGCCGCGCGCTGGCAACCCGCCCCAGGCTCCTGCTCCTCGACGAGCCGGGCTCCGGCCTGGACACGGCAGAGTCGGAAGCGTTCGGGCACCTGCTCCGCGAACTCGCCGGGGACGGGCTGGGGATCCTTCTCGTCGAGCACGACATGGAGCTGATCATGGACGTGTGCGAATGGATCCATGTTCTCGACTTCGGCGTCCAGATCGCCGAAGGAACAGCAGCACACGTGCGCAACGACCGCAAGGTCCAAGAGGCTTACCTCGGCGCCGGCGAAGGAACCGAGGAGCTCGACGAGCTATCGCCCGAAGGCGAGACTTCCATCGGTTTGGGCCGCCCCGACCTTGACGACGATCCCACCGTCGAGCTCGAGACCCGCGCGTGA
- a CDS encoding ABC transporter ATP-binding protein, whose translation MIPPAVQLIDMKAAYGRIEVLHGVNLLVPAGTLFALLGPNGAGKTTTLKVIDGRHNPASGCVHIGGQHLNGVGADRLARAGVCSIPEGRGIFPNLTVEENLKVMTYGTGNSGVREVEEKTFARFPILAERRKQVAGTLSGGQQQMLAMARAVVTDPALLLLDELSMGLAPLVVSELYDVLGQLAAEGMTVLLVEQFARTALAIADYAAVMVHGQIQAVGQPADMEDVAGAYLGGN comes from the coding sequence GTGATCCCGCCGGCGGTCCAGCTGATCGACATGAAAGCGGCTTATGGCCGCATCGAGGTTCTGCACGGGGTCAACCTGCTGGTCCCCGCCGGAACGCTGTTCGCGCTCCTCGGTCCCAACGGCGCTGGCAAGACCACGACTCTGAAGGTCATCGACGGGCGCCACAACCCGGCGTCGGGCTGCGTGCACATCGGCGGCCAGCACCTGAACGGCGTGGGGGCCGACCGTCTGGCCCGCGCCGGAGTGTGCAGCATCCCGGAGGGACGGGGGATCTTTCCCAATCTGACCGTCGAAGAGAACCTGAAGGTGATGACCTACGGCACGGGCAACTCGGGCGTGCGGGAGGTCGAGGAGAAGACGTTCGCCCGTTTTCCGATTCTCGCCGAGAGGCGCAAGCAGGTCGCCGGAACGCTTTCCGGGGGCCAGCAGCAAATGCTCGCGATGGCGCGGGCGGTGGTCACCGACCCCGCGCTGCTGCTGCTCGACGAGCTGTCGATGGGCCTCGCCCCGCTGGTGGTCTCCGAGCTGTACGACGTGCTCGGCCAGCTGGCGGCGGAGGGCATGACCGTCCTGCTCGTGGAGCAGTTCGCCCGAACTGCGCTCGCGATAGCCGACTACGCCGCGGTCATGGTGCACGGACAGATACAGGCGGTGGGCCAACCGGCCGACATGGAGGACGTCGCCGGCGCCTACCTTGGAGGTAATTGA
- a CDS encoding phytanoyl-CoA dioxygenase family protein → MPSTVSSNGVEVPFDDRHFAPLRDSSDVAGDARALSERYVADGYLYLRGYLDGGEVRSMREAYFSLFDPSYLKAGTSPDEGVFSGERPPDLPAHGVAGHPAHAFVRSEVFDRFVSQQRLLELARAVLGGPAWRLPRSIVRHFDRSTPRASRAHVDHTYLDQGSDHLLTMWIPLGDCPLPAGGLIYLESSHQMDEAEFEPLKSVTDRPDDRRPITHDLALVAHTTGRRWLWANFEAGDVTVHSPHLVHASLDTITDEMRLSADVRFLREGDQADPRWLQAWAGDDGN, encoded by the coding sequence TTGCCATCAACGGTCAGTTCCAACGGAGTGGAGGTCCCCTTCGACGACCGGCACTTCGCGCCGCTCCGAGACAGCTCCGATGTCGCCGGCGACGCCCGAGCCCTGTCCGAGCGCTACGTGGCGGACGGCTACCTGTACCTTCGCGGCTACCTCGACGGGGGCGAGGTGCGGTCGATGCGAGAAGCCTACTTTTCGCTTTTCGATCCTTCGTACCTGAAGGCGGGCACGTCGCCTGACGAGGGTGTGTTCTCGGGTGAACGGCCGCCGGACCTGCCGGCTCACGGGGTGGCGGGGCATCCGGCGCACGCGTTCGTGAGGAGTGAGGTCTTCGACCGGTTCGTCTCTCAGCAACGGCTGCTCGAACTCGCCCGGGCGGTCCTCGGCGGTCCGGCGTGGAGGCTGCCCCGTTCGATAGTCCGCCACTTCGACCGGTCGACGCCCCGCGCGTCGAGGGCCCACGTCGACCACACCTACCTGGACCAAGGAAGCGACCACCTCCTGACGATGTGGATCCCTCTCGGGGACTGCCCGCTGCCGGCCGGGGGCCTGATCTACCTCGAATCGTCGCATCAGATGGACGAGGCCGAGTTCGAACCGCTGAAGTCGGTCACCGACCGGCCCGACGACCGCCGGCCGATCACCCATGACCTCGCCCTGGTTGCGCACACCACCGGCCGGCGCTGGCTGTGGGCGAATTTCGAAGCCGGCGACGTCACCGTCCACTCGCCGCACCTGGTCCATGCCTCGCTCGACACCATCACCGACGAAATGCGGCTGTCGGCCGATGTTCGATTCCTCCGGGAAGGCGACCAGGCCGACCCGCGTTGGCTTCAGGCGTGGGCGGGCGACGACGGGAACTGA
- a CDS encoding MarR family winged helix-turn-helix transcriptional regulator → MGTALDMSDGAGDDRPAAEPRWLNTQESRAWRGYLAMSELLHSQITSDLLAETGLSYADYQVLVNLSEAEERRVRMTELATRLDWSKSRLSHQFARMEARGLVRREDCPSDARGAFAVLTDEGMEEIRRAAPSHVESVRRHLIDLLDPDQITQLEGITRSVLEHLRTLPVGRKLGTASCPTGAADEDSVCAAALEGRGEQVAAGRSR, encoded by the coding sequence GTGGGGACGGCCCTCGATATGAGCGATGGCGCCGGCGACGATCGCCCGGCGGCCGAGCCGCGCTGGTTGAACACCCAGGAAAGCCGTGCGTGGAGGGGCTATCTGGCGATGAGCGAACTGCTACACAGCCAGATCACCAGCGATCTCCTCGCCGAGACCGGACTGTCGTACGCCGACTACCAGGTGCTGGTCAACCTGTCCGAGGCGGAGGAGAGGCGGGTCCGGATGACCGAGCTCGCCACCCGGCTCGACTGGTCCAAGAGCCGGCTCTCACACCAGTTCGCCCGGATGGAAGCCCGCGGCCTGGTGAGGCGCGAGGACTGCCCGTCTGACGCGCGAGGAGCGTTCGCGGTGCTGACCGACGAGGGCATGGAAGAGATCCGCCGGGCCGCTCCGTCGCACGTCGAGAGCGTCAGGCGGCACCTCATCGACCTTCTAGACCCAGACCAGATCACACAGCTCGAAGGGATCACCCGCTCGGTGCTCGAGCACCTGCGCACGCTGCCGGTAGGCCGGAAGCTCGGCACCGCCAGCTGCCCCACGGGTGCGGCCGACGAGGATTCAGTGTGCGCCGCGGCGCTCGAGGGCCGTGGCGAGCAGGTAGCCGCCGGCCGCTCCCGCTAG
- a CDS encoding Coenzyme F420 hydrogenase/dehydrogenase, beta subunit C-terminal domain, with protein MTATESAPAKERWRAQWAELFSEVVTSGLCTGCAGCIVACPHDVLGYDDKNGAFKPYHLEEELGPSDCIHGQKGCTSCTRACPRFRDWEPEVDTFMFGRERDADDMAGVAKDIFLARATDPQIHEQGQDGGLVSAILLWCLANDKIDAALVSALEGDGSTWRAVPAVARTREEVLAGAGSRYTYSANTLGYANAIEGGAERLALVGMSCQASVPGIMKARKAGKVARRMALSIGLLCSKTFDDAIFEELFEAKYGLKKEEIVKMNIKGVFQVWMRDGSYHEIPLKECHAWTREGCKLCPDFAAEHADISTGGIGAFNDWTLTIVRTDLGREIIDGMLADGVIETRPGDDDPGAIALLRKLSIVSRRRWPETAVPAPRVGVPPPKAKPAP; from the coding sequence GTGACCGCGACCGAATCTGCACCTGCGAAGGAGCGCTGGAGGGCGCAGTGGGCGGAGCTTTTTTCCGAGGTGGTGACCTCCGGGCTCTGCACCGGCTGCGCGGGGTGCATCGTCGCCTGCCCACACGACGTCCTCGGTTACGACGACAAGAACGGGGCCTTCAAGCCGTACCACCTGGAGGAGGAACTCGGCCCGAGCGACTGCATCCACGGCCAGAAGGGCTGCACCAGCTGCACCAGGGCGTGCCCCCGCTTCCGGGACTGGGAACCGGAGGTCGACACCTTCATGTTCGGGCGCGAGCGGGACGCCGACGACATGGCCGGCGTCGCCAAGGACATCTTCCTAGCCCGGGCGACCGACCCCCAGATCCACGAGCAGGGTCAGGACGGCGGTCTGGTTTCGGCGATCCTGCTCTGGTGCCTAGCCAACGACAAGATCGACGCTGCACTTGTATCCGCGCTCGAAGGCGACGGCTCGACCTGGCGGGCGGTGCCGGCGGTCGCCCGGACCCGTGAGGAGGTCCTGGCCGGCGCGGGGTCCCGGTACACCTACTCCGCCAACACCCTGGGGTACGCGAACGCGATCGAGGGCGGGGCGGAACGGCTGGCCCTGGTCGGGATGAGCTGCCAGGCCTCGGTGCCGGGGATCATGAAGGCCCGGAAGGCGGGGAAGGTGGCGCGGCGGATGGCTTTGTCCATCGGATTGCTGTGCTCCAAGACGTTTGACGACGCGATCTTCGAGGAGCTCTTCGAGGCCAAGTACGGCCTGAAGAAAGAGGAGATCGTGAAGATGAACATCAAGGGTGTTTTCCAGGTCTGGATGCGCGACGGCTCGTACCACGAGATCCCGCTGAAGGAGTGCCACGCGTGGACACGCGAGGGGTGCAAGCTCTGCCCCGACTTCGCCGCCGAGCACGCCGACATATCGACCGGCGGGATCGGGGCGTTCAACGACTGGACCCTCACGATCGTCCGCACCGATCTCGGGCGGGAAATCATCGACGGGATGCTCGCCGACGGGGTGATCGAGACGCGGCCAGGCGACGACGACCCAGGGGCCATTGCGTTGCTGCGGAAGCTTTCGATCGTCTCGCGCCGGCGGTGGCCCGAGACTGCCGTGCCGGCGCCCCGGGTTGGGGTTCCGCCTCCGAAGGCGAAGCCCGCTCCTTAG
- a CDS encoding PPOX class F420-dependent oxidoreductase codes for MGVNRRSEIRMSPEEVDNFLQEERTTTMCSMHPDGSIHAVAMWYAFLDGTIAVETKAKSQKVQNLRRDPRITFLVEAGDTYDQLRGVEVVGKARIIEDPDQIWKFGVSMWERYIGPYSEEQRAGVEMMMKNRLLVSVDIDKIVSWDHRKL; via the coding sequence ATGGGTGTGAACCGACGCAGCGAGATCAGGATGAGCCCCGAAGAGGTGGACAACTTCCTCCAGGAGGAGCGGACCACCACCATGTGCTCGATGCACCCCGACGGGTCCATCCACGCAGTCGCCATGTGGTACGCGTTCCTCGACGGGACCATCGCCGTCGAGACAAAGGCGAAGTCCCAGAAGGTCCAGAACCTCCGGCGGGATCCGCGCATCACCTTCCTCGTCGAGGCCGGCGACACCTACGACCAGTTGCGCGGGGTCGAGGTGGTGGGCAAGGCCCGCATCATCGAGGATCCTGATCAGATCTGGAAATTCGGCGTGTCGATGTGGGAGAGATACATCGGCCCCTACAGCGAGGAGCAACGCGCCGGCGTCGAGATGATGATGAAGAACCGCCTTCTCGTCAGCGTAGACATCGACAAGATCGTCTCCTGGGACCACCGCAAGCTGTAG
- a CDS encoding AURKAIP1/COX24 domain-containing protein: protein MGSLIKKRRKRMRKKKHKKMLKATRWQRRAGR from the coding sequence GTGGGTTCGCTGATCAAGAAGCGCCGCAAGCGCATGCGCAAGAAAAAGCACAAGAAGATGCTCAAGGCGACCCGCTGGCAGCGCCGGGCTGGTCGATAG
- a CDS encoding 4-(cytidine 5'-diphospho)-2-C-methyl-D-erythritol kinase produces the protein MNDPVGEATGALPAVLEAKAKLTLSLRITGRRDDGYHLIDAEMVTLDLADKLELSEGDGLEIVDSPRAGALSTFTGLGISGGEDNLVNRALRFAGCSAHVRLHKRIPAGAGLGGGSADAAAVLRWAGIVDIESAVKLGADVAFCVVGGRARVTGIGEQVEPLDFAEVAGRSLTLLCPPLHVSSAQVYQAWDRLGGPAGDNGNDLEPAALAVEPGLIEWRDRLGESTGETPRLAGSGGTWFVEGAFPGEGRVVVRVTR, from the coding sequence ATGAATGACCCGGTGGGTGAAGCGACCGGTGCGCTCCCAGCCGTTCTCGAAGCGAAAGCGAAGCTCACGCTTTCGCTTCGGATCACCGGGCGCCGCGATGACGGATATCACCTGATCGACGCGGAGATGGTCACGCTGGACCTGGCCGACAAGCTCGAGCTCTCCGAAGGCGATGGACTCGAGATCGTGGACTCCCCGCGTGCGGGAGCACTGTCGACGTTCACCGGGCTGGGGATTTCGGGAGGCGAGGACAACCTCGTAAACCGAGCGCTCCGGTTCGCCGGCTGCTCGGCCCACGTCCGGCTTCACAAGCGGATACCGGCCGGCGCCGGCCTCGGCGGCGGATCGGCCGATGCAGCAGCGGTGCTGCGGTGGGCCGGGATCGTCGATATCGAGAGCGCGGTGAAGCTTGGAGCGGACGTGGCGTTCTGCGTTGTCGGCGGCCGGGCCAGGGTCACGGGGATCGGTGAGCAGGTGGAGCCGTTGGACTTCGCCGAAGTCGCGGGGCGTTCGCTGACCCTGCTCTGCCCGCCTCTACACGTGTCCAGCGCGCAGGTGTATCAGGCGTGGGACCGGCTCGGCGGGCCTGCCGGCGACAACGGCAATGACCTGGAACCCGCAGCCCTTGCTGTCGAGCCCGGTTTGATCGAGTGGCGGGACCGCCTGGGCGAATCGACGGGGGAGACGCCGAGGCTCGCGGGCAGCGGCGGCACCTGGTTCGTCGAGGGTGCGTTTCCCGGCGAGGGCCGGGTTGTTGTACGAGTTACCCGATAG